In a single window of the Pseudomonas sp. B21-015 genome:
- the lon gene encoding endopeptidase La, which yields MTDQQEFPEDASEYTETDNAEHHVTGKGLALPGQNLPDKVYIIPIHNRPFFPAQVLPVIVNEEPWAETLELVSQSDHHSLALFFMDTPPEDPRHFDTKALPEYGTLVKVHHASRENGKLQFVAQGLTRVRIKAWLKHHRPPYLVEVEYPHQPTEPTDEVKAYGMALINAIKELLPLNPLYSEELKNYLNRFSPNDPSPLTDFAAALTSATGSELQEVLDCVPMLKRMEKVLPMLRKEVEVARLQKEISAEVNRKIGEHQREFFLKEQLKVIQQELGLTKDDRSADIEQFEQRLTGKVLPSQAQKRITEEMNKLSVLETGSPEYAVTRNYLDWATSVPWGVYGEDKLDLKHARKVLDKHHAGLDDIKDRILEFLAVGAYKGEISGSIVLLVGPPGVGKTSVGKSIAETLGRPFYRFSVGGMRDEAEIKGHRRTYIGAQPGKLVHALKDVEVMNPVIMLDEIDKMGQSYQGDPASALLETLDPEQNVEFLDHYLDLRLDLSKVLFVCTANTLDSIPGPLLDRMEVIRLSGYITEEKVAIAKRHLWPKQLEKAGVSKSSLSISDNALKALIDGYAREAGVRQLEKNLGKLVRKAVMKLIDEPKAVIKLGPKDLEASLGRPVFRNEQVLSGVGVITGLAWTSMGGATLPIEATRIHTLNRGFKLTGQLGDVMKESAEIAYSYVSSHLKQFGGDPTFFDEAFVHLHVPEGATPKDGPSAGVTMASALLSLARNQPPKKGVAMTGELTLTGHVLPIGGVREKVIAARRQKINELILPEPNRGNFEELPEYLKEGITVHFAKRFADVAKILF from the coding sequence ATGACCGACCAGCAAGAATTCCCTGAAGACGCGAGCGAATACACCGAAACAGACAACGCCGAACACCACGTCACCGGCAAAGGCCTCGCCCTGCCTGGCCAGAACCTGCCGGACAAGGTCTACATCATCCCGATCCACAACCGGCCCTTCTTCCCGGCGCAAGTACTGCCGGTGATCGTCAACGAAGAGCCGTGGGCCGAAACCCTCGAACTGGTGAGTCAATCCGACCACCACTCCCTGGCCCTGTTCTTCATGGACACGCCCCCGGAAGATCCTCGCCACTTCGACACCAAAGCCCTGCCGGAATACGGCACCCTGGTCAAAGTGCACCACGCCAGTCGCGAAAACGGCAAACTGCAATTCGTCGCCCAGGGCCTGACCCGGGTGCGCATCAAAGCCTGGCTCAAACACCATCGCCCACCGTACCTGGTGGAAGTCGAATACCCGCACCAGCCCACCGAGCCGACCGACGAGGTCAAGGCCTACGGTATGGCGCTGATCAACGCGATCAAGGAGCTGCTGCCGCTCAACCCCCTGTACAGCGAAGAGCTGAAGAACTACCTCAACCGCTTCAGCCCCAACGATCCGTCGCCGCTGACCGACTTCGCCGCCGCGCTGACCTCCGCCACTGGCAGCGAACTGCAAGAAGTACTCGACTGCGTGCCGATGCTCAAGCGCATGGAAAAAGTCCTGCCGATGCTGCGCAAGGAAGTCGAAGTCGCGCGCTTGCAGAAAGAGATTTCCGCCGAAGTTAACCGCAAGATCGGCGAGCATCAGCGCGAGTTCTTCCTCAAGGAACAGCTCAAGGTCATCCAGCAAGAGCTGGGCCTGACCAAGGACGACCGCAGTGCCGATATCGAGCAGTTCGAGCAACGTCTGACGGGCAAGGTGCTGCCGTCCCAGGCGCAGAAACGCATCACCGAGGAAATGAACAAGCTGTCGGTCCTCGAGACCGGTTCGCCGGAATACGCAGTGACCCGCAACTACCTCGACTGGGCGACCTCGGTGCCGTGGGGCGTGTACGGCGAGGACAAACTCGACCTCAAACACGCACGCAAGGTGCTGGACAAACACCACGCCGGCCTCGATGACATCAAGGACCGCATCCTCGAATTCCTCGCAGTCGGTGCCTATAAAGGCGAGATCAGCGGCTCCATCGTGTTGCTGGTGGGCCCGCCGGGCGTGGGCAAGACCAGCGTCGGTAAATCCATCGCCGAAACCCTGGGCCGGCCGTTCTATCGCTTCAGCGTCGGCGGCATGCGTGACGAAGCCGAGATCAAGGGCCACCGCCGCACTTACATCGGCGCGCAACCGGGCAAACTCGTCCACGCGTTGAAAGACGTCGAAGTGATGAACCCGGTGATCATGCTCGACGAGATCGACAAAATGGGCCAGAGCTACCAGGGCGACCCCGCCTCGGCGCTGCTGGAAACCCTCGACCCGGAACAGAACGTCGAGTTCCTCGACCACTACCTGGATTTGCGCCTGGACCTGTCGAAAGTGCTGTTCGTCTGCACCGCCAACACCCTGGATTCAATACCCGGCCCGTTACTGGACCGGATGGAAGTGATTCGCCTGTCGGGCTACATCACCGAAGAAAAAGTCGCCATCGCCAAGCGTCACCTGTGGCCGAAACAGCTGGAAAAGGCCGGCGTGTCCAAAAGCAGCCTGTCCATCAGTGACAACGCCCTTAAAGCGCTGATCGACGGCTACGCCCGTGAAGCCGGCGTGCGACAGCTGGAAAAAAACCTTGGCAAACTGGTGCGCAAGGCCGTGATGAAGCTCATCGACGAACCGAAAGCGGTGATCAAACTCGGCCCGAAAGACCTGGAAGCCTCACTCGGCCGGCCAGTGTTCCGCAACGAGCAAGTGCTGTCCGGCGTCGGCGTGATCACCGGGCTGGCCTGGACCAGCATGGGCGGCGCCACCCTGCCGATCGAAGCCACGCGCATTCACACCCTCAACCGCGGCTTCAAACTCACCGGGCAACTGGGGGACGTGATGAAAGAGTCGGCGGAAATTGCCTACAGCTACGTCAGCTCCCATCTGAAGCAATTTGGCGGTGATCCGACGTTCTTCGACGAAGCCTTCGTCCACCTCCACGTACCGGAAGGCGCCACGCCGAAAGACGGCCCGAGCGCCGGCGTGACCATGGCCAGCGCCCTGCTCTCGCTCGCCCGCAACCAGCCGCCGAAAAAAGGCGTGGCCATGACCGGCGAACTGACGCTAACCGGGCATGTACTGCCGATTGGCGGCGTGCGTGAAAAAGTCATCGCGGCGCGTCGGCAGAAGATCAATGAACTGATTTTGCCGGAGCCCAATCGCGGTAACTTCGAGGAACTGCCGGAATACTTGAAGGAAGGGATTACCGTGCACTTTGCCAAGCGCTTTGCGGATGTAGCGAAGATATTGTTCTGA
- a CDS encoding DUF6124 family protein — translation MFTPETENVSPHESNDSKKFHDAANRTLDHYLNPAALKSPVARKPSTMYRVAPDIKDEDLLAHTCESLAQASVMASDFAGYLEGPHRHTAMAIQQIVMLAELAVNRMLDNVAVPKPAPHS, via the coding sequence ATGTTTACACCAGAAACCGAAAACGTTTCGCCCCACGAATCCAACGATTCAAAAAAATTCCACGACGCCGCCAACCGCACGCTTGATCACTACCTCAACCCAGCCGCCCTCAAATCCCCCGTGGCCCGCAAGCCGAGCACGATGTATAGGGTTGCGCCGGATATCAAAGACGAAGACCTGCTGGCCCACACCTGTGAATCGTTGGCCCAGGCCAGTGTGATGGCCAGTGATTTTGCGGGGTATCTGGAAGGGCCGCACCGGCACACGGCGATGGCGATTCAACAGATCGTCATGCTGGCAGAACTGGCGGTGAACCGGATGCTGGATAACGTGGCCGTGCCGAAGCCTGCGCCACACAGCTAA
- a CDS encoding HEAT repeat domain-containing protein: MHRDQCDELWQKLEHWIGDSEAANWTEYTTEMVAKCVLIDFTATQWALLDQTLLSKPEYWQQRCTVSLGEDRSVPAIALLKRLLLESAYLDVRIQAIYELDWCETPIEKNYAPYIQAVIQCLPVEEIEPELKSLLTKAENAV; encoded by the coding sequence TTGCACAGGGATCAATGTGATGAGCTTTGGCAAAAACTGGAGCACTGGATTGGCGACTCTGAAGCCGCCAACTGGACCGAATACACCACCGAAATGGTGGCTAAATGTGTGCTTATTGACTTCACCGCCACACAATGGGCACTGCTCGACCAGACTTTACTGAGTAAACCGGAGTACTGGCAGCAGCGCTGCACAGTCTCACTGGGAGAAGACCGCTCGGTACCGGCAATCGCCTTGTTGAAACGCCTGCTGCTGGAGTCGGCTTACCTCGACGTCCGCATCCAGGCCATCTACGAACTCGACTGGTGCGAAACCCCCATCGAAAAAAATTACGCGCCTTACATTCAGGCAGTCATCCAGTGTCTTCCGGTTGAAGAGATCGAGCCCGAACTGAAAAGCTTGCTCACCAAAGCCGAGAACGCCGTGTAA
- a CDS encoding glucose/quinate/shikimate family membrane-bound PQQ-dependent dehydrogenase yields the protein MSTDGALSRSRLLPSLLGIVLLLMGLALLAGGIKLSMLGGSLYYLLAGIGLMLTGGLLLADRFAALSLYAVVLFASTVWALWEVGLDWWQLVPRLALLFTLGIVMLLPWFRRPLRTGEFNPVGTGVLSAAVVIAGIAALASLFTNPGEIKGQLDRDAVPGMTNTAPAMPDGDWNSYGRSAHGDRYSPLAQITPQNVNKLVPAWTYRTGDLPGPNDPGETTAENTPLKANGMLYVCTPHSQVIALDPDTGKEIWRFDPKLSTQKAANFKGWAHMTCRGVTYHDDAAYASEQSPTGTANAPVTSVCPRRIFLPTADTRLIALNADTGKMCEDFGNGGQVDLTANIGGFTPGGYYSTSPPAVTKDLVVIGGHVTDNVSTDEPSGVIRAFDVHTGKLVWNWDSGNPDDTTPIAEGKVYTRNSPNMWSMFAVDEKLGMLYLPMGNQTPDQFGGARTPESELHAAGLTALDIATGNVRWHFQFTHHDLWDMDVGGQPTLMDLKTADGVKPAVLASTKQGSIYVLDRSNGKPIVPINEIPVPQGAVEGDHTSPTQPMSDLNFVPPTLKERDMWGVTPFDQMLCRIDFKSLRYDGMFTPPSLQGSIVYPGNFGVFDWGGMSVDPVRQIAFVNPSYMAFKSKLIPAAEIAKQGPRVSETEGVQPNKGAPYGVILEALLSPMGLPCQAPAWGYVAAVDLTTNKTIWKHKNGTVRDSSPVPIPLSMGVPSLGGTFTTAGGVAFLSGTLDQYLRAYDVKNGKQLWEGRLPAGAQTTPMTYTGKDGKQYVLVVAGGHGSLGTKQGDYVIAYKLSE from the coding sequence ATGAGCACTGATGGTGCTTTGAGTCGAAGCCGTCTATTGCCGAGCCTGCTCGGTATCGTGCTTCTGCTAATGGGCCTGGCCTTGCTGGCCGGGGGGATCAAGCTGAGCATGCTTGGCGGCTCACTGTATTACCTGCTGGCCGGTATCGGCCTGATGCTGACCGGGGGGCTGCTGCTGGCCGACCGTTTTGCGGCATTGAGCCTGTACGCGGTGGTGCTGTTCGCCAGTACGGTCTGGGCACTGTGGGAAGTCGGTCTGGACTGGTGGCAACTGGTGCCACGTCTGGCGCTGCTCTTTACCCTCGGTATCGTCATGCTGCTGCCATGGTTTCGTCGCCCGTTGCGTACCGGCGAGTTCAACCCGGTCGGCACCGGTGTGCTGAGCGCTGCCGTGGTCATCGCCGGTATCGCCGCGCTGGCCAGCCTGTTCACCAACCCGGGTGAAATCAAAGGCCAACTGGATCGCGACGCCGTGCCTGGCATGACCAACACCGCCCCGGCCATGCCGGACGGTGACTGGAACTCCTACGGCCGCAGCGCCCATGGCGATCGTTACTCGCCACTGGCACAGATCACGCCGCAGAACGTCAACAAGCTGGTTCCCGCCTGGACCTACCGCACCGGCGACCTGCCGGGCCCGAACGACCCGGGCGAAACCACCGCGGAAAACACCCCGCTCAAAGCCAACGGCATGCTGTATGTCTGCACGCCGCACAGCCAGGTGATCGCACTGGACCCGGACACCGGCAAGGAAATCTGGCGTTTCGATCCGAAGCTCTCCACGCAGAAGGCGGCGAACTTCAAGGGTTGGGCGCACATGACCTGCCGTGGCGTGACCTATCACGATGATGCCGCCTACGCGTCCGAGCAGAGCCCGACCGGCACCGCCAACGCGCCAGTGACCAGCGTCTGCCCGCGCCGGATCTTCCTGCCGACCGCCGACACCCGCCTGATCGCCCTGAACGCCGACACCGGCAAGATGTGCGAAGACTTCGGTAACGGTGGCCAGGTCGACCTGACGGCCAACATCGGCGGCTTCACCCCTGGTGGTTACTACTCCACGTCGCCACCGGCGGTCACCAAAGACCTGGTGGTGATTGGCGGCCACGTCACCGACAACGTTTCCACCGACGAGCCAAGCGGCGTGATCCGCGCGTTCGACGTGCACACCGGCAAGCTGGTGTGGAACTGGGACAGCGGCAACCCGGACGACACCACGCCGATTGCCGAAGGCAAGGTCTACACCCGCAACTCGCCGAACATGTGGTCCATGTTCGCCGTCGATGAAAAACTCGGCATGCTCTACCTGCCGATGGGCAACCAGACCCCGGATCAATTCGGTGGCGCGCGCACCCCTGAATCGGAACTGCACGCCGCCGGCCTGACCGCGCTGGACATCGCCACCGGCAACGTGCGCTGGCACTTCCAGTTCACGCACCATGACCTGTGGGACATGGACGTCGGTGGCCAGCCAACCCTGATGGACCTGAAAACCGCAGACGGTGTGAAACCGGCGGTGCTCGCGTCCACCAAGCAAGGCAGCATCTATGTGCTGGATCGCAGCAATGGCAAACCGATCGTGCCGATCAATGAAATCCCGGTGCCGCAAGGCGCGGTGGAAGGCGACCACACTTCGCCGACCCAACCGATGTCTGACCTGAACTTCGTGCCGCCAACCCTCAAGGAACGCGACATGTGGGGCGTGACCCCGTTCGATCAGATGCTGTGCCGGATCGACTTCAAATCCCTGCGTTACGATGGCATGTTCACCCCGCCGTCGCTGCAAGGCTCGATCGTTTATCCCGGTAACTTCGGTGTGTTCGACTGGGGCGGCATGTCGGTTGACCCGGTTCGTCAGATTGCTTTCGTGAACCCGAGCTACATGGCGTTCAAATCGAAACTGATCCCGGCCGCGGAAATCGCCAAACAAGGTCCGCGCGTCAGCGAAACCGAAGGTGTGCAGCCAAACAAAGGCGCGCCATACGGGGTGATCCTCGAAGCCCTGCTGTCGCCAATGGGCCTGCCGTGCCAGGCACCGGCGTGGGGCTACGTGGCCGCGGTCGATTTGACCACCAACAAAACCATCTGGAAACACAAAAACGGCACCGTGCGCGACAGCTCGCCGGTTCCGATCCCTCTGAGCATGGGCGTTCCAAGCCTGGGCGGCACCTTCACCACCGCCGGTGGCGTGGCCTTCCTGAGCGGCACCCTCGACCAGTACCTGCGCGCCTACGACGTGAAAAACGGCAAGCAGCTGTGGGAAGGCCGCCTGCCAGCCGGCGCGCAAACCACGCCGATGACCTACACCGGTAAAGACGGCAAGCAATACGTGCTCGTCGTTGCGGGTGGTCACGGATCGCTGGGCACCAAGCAGGGTGACTATGTGATTGCGTACAAACTGTCCGAGTAA
- a CDS encoding carbohydrate porin — protein sequence MPDFHTSRDSAVLLPVASRKALNLIGGFTVLGLATCTQAAPAFDSDSPWMLGDWNGTRTELSEKGYDFKVDYTGEMGSNLHGGYDHDRTARYSDQFGFGSHLDLQKILGWDDAEFQLTITERNGNNISNDRINDPRVGGFTSAQEVWGRGQTWRLTQMWYQQKFFDQKLDIKLGRFGEGEDFNSFPCDFQNLAFCGSQVGNWVGGIWYNWPVSQWAMRVKYHLTPQLYAQVGVYEQNPSNLDRDNGFKLSGSGTQGAILPVELVWTPKLNGLPGEYRAGYYYSNAKATDVYKDNNGQPAALSGEAYRSASSKHGVWLGIQQQLTSHASDNSRGLSVFANGTMHDKKTNAIDNYVQAGVVYKGLFDARARDDIGFALARVHVNPAYRKNAEATNQARAVFDYDDPSFLPPQDTEYSSELYYGVHVTNWLTVRPNLQYIRHPGGVDKVDDALIGGIKIQSSF from the coding sequence ATGCCTGATTTTCATACTTCGCGAGACAGCGCTGTCTTGCTCCCTGTGGCCAGTCGAAAAGCCCTGAACCTGATCGGCGGATTCACCGTATTGGGCCTCGCCACCTGTACCCAGGCGGCACCGGCATTCGATAGCGATTCGCCGTGGATGCTCGGTGACTGGAACGGCACTCGTACCGAACTTTCGGAAAAGGGCTACGACTTCAAGGTCGATTACACCGGCGAAATGGGCAGTAACCTGCACGGCGGCTACGACCATGACCGCACCGCGCGCTACAGCGACCAGTTCGGCTTCGGCAGCCACCTGGACTTGCAGAAGATTCTGGGTTGGGACGACGCTGAATTTCAGCTGACCATCACCGAACGCAACGGCAACAACATCAGCAACGACCGGATCAACGACCCGCGTGTCGGCGGCTTCACTTCGGCTCAGGAAGTCTGGGGCCGTGGCCAGACCTGGCGCCTGACGCAGATGTGGTATCAGCAGAAATTCTTCGATCAGAAACTCGATATCAAGCTCGGCCGCTTCGGCGAGGGCGAAGACTTCAACAGCTTCCCCTGCGACTTCCAGAACCTGGCGTTCTGCGGCTCTCAGGTCGGCAACTGGGTTGGTGGCATCTGGTACAACTGGCCGGTCAGCCAGTGGGCGATGCGCGTCAAATATCACCTGACGCCGCAGCTTTACGCACAAGTCGGGGTTTACGAGCAAAACCCGTCCAATCTGGATCGCGACAACGGTTTCAAGCTCAGCGGCAGCGGCACTCAGGGCGCGATCCTGCCGGTGGAACTGGTCTGGACCCCGAAGCTCAACGGCCTGCCGGGTGAATACCGCGCCGGTTACTACTACAGCAACGCCAAGGCCACCGATGTCTACAAGGACAACAATGGCCAGCCTGCCGCCCTGAGCGGCGAGGCTTATCGCAGCGCATCGAGCAAGCACGGCGTGTGGCTCGGTATTCAGCAGCAGCTGACCAGCCACGCCAGCGACAACTCTCGGGGCCTGAGCGTGTTCGCCAACGGCACGATGCACGACAAGAAGACCAACGCGATCGACAACTACGTCCAGGCCGGCGTCGTCTACAAAGGCTTGTTCGATGCCCGCGCCAGGGACGACATCGGTTTCGCCCTGGCCCGTGTCCACGTCAACCCGGCCTACCGCAAGAACGCCGAGGCGACCAATCAGGCCCGCGCCGTCTTCGACTACGACGACCCATCGTTTCTGCCACCGCAAGACACCGAGTACAGCAGCGAGCTCTATTACGGCGTGCACGTCACGAACTGGCTGACCGTGCGCCCGAACCTGCAATACATCCGCCACCCCGGTGGCGTGGACAAGGTCGATGACGCGCTGATTGGCGGGATCAAGATCCAGTCGTCCTTCTAA
- the glyA gene encoding serine hydroxymethyltransferase, with product MSLHNFDPVIARLISRERNRQETHLELIASENYVSEEVLEAQGSVLTNKYAEGYPGKRYYGGCKVVDEIESLAIERACKLFGCEYANVQPHSGSQANQAVFLAVLKPGDTILGMSLADGGHLTHGASVNFSGKFYTAYSYGLEKHSETLDYAEMEALAREHRPKMIIAGASAYSRTIDFQRFRNICDEIGAYLMVDMAHYAGLIAAGLYPSPVGIADFVTSTTHKTLRGPRGGLILAKREHATLLDKTIFPVYQGGPLMHVIAAKAVAFNEALGDEFKHYQQRVIDNARTMANILTRRGLRVVSGGTDCHMFLLDLRAKNITGKEAEALLESAHITLNKNAIPDDPQKPAITSGIRIGTPALTTRGFGEAECAEVADLIADLLEQPTNAVLLEKVRRRVMHLCECFPVYLLT from the coding sequence ATGAGCCTGCACAATTTCGACCCTGTCATCGCCCGCCTGATCAGCCGTGAACGCAACCGTCAGGAAACCCATCTGGAGCTGATCGCCTCGGAAAACTACGTCAGCGAAGAAGTGCTGGAAGCCCAAGGTTCGGTGCTGACCAACAAGTACGCCGAAGGCTACCCAGGCAAGCGCTATTACGGTGGCTGTAAAGTGGTCGATGAGATTGAAAGCCTCGCCATCGAACGTGCCTGCAAACTGTTTGGTTGCGAATATGCCAACGTCCAGCCGCACTCCGGCTCCCAGGCCAATCAGGCCGTGTTTCTCGCTGTGCTCAAACCTGGCGACACGATTCTGGGAATGTCCCTGGCCGATGGCGGCCACTTGACCCATGGCGCCTCAGTAAACTTCTCCGGCAAGTTCTACACCGCGTACTCTTACGGCCTGGAAAAACACAGCGAAACCCTCGACTACGCCGAGATGGAAGCCCTGGCCCGGGAACACCGACCGAAAATGATCATTGCGGGTGCCTCGGCGTATTCCAGGACCATCGACTTCCAGCGTTTTCGCAATATTTGCGATGAAATCGGGGCCTACCTGATGGTCGACATGGCGCACTACGCCGGACTAATCGCAGCCGGCCTGTACCCCTCGCCGGTCGGCATTGCAGACTTCGTCACCTCGACCACTCACAAAACGCTGCGCGGCCCACGGGGCGGTCTGATCCTGGCTAAACGCGAACATGCGACGTTGCTCGACAAGACGATATTCCCGGTCTACCAGGGTGGACCTCTGATGCACGTCATCGCCGCCAAGGCCGTGGCGTTCAACGAAGCCCTCGGTGATGAGTTCAAGCACTACCAGCAACGCGTCATCGACAACGCCAGGACCATGGCGAACATCCTTACTCGGCGAGGCCTGCGGGTGGTGTCAGGGGGCACCGACTGCCACATGTTCCTGCTCGATCTGCGCGCGAAGAACATCACCGGCAAAGAGGCCGAGGCGTTGCTGGAAAGTGCCCACATCACCTTGAACAAGAACGCGATTCCCGACGATCCGCAAAAACCTGCGATCACCAGCGGCATTCGCATTGGCACACCTGCCCTGACCACACGGGGCTTCGGTGAAGCCGAATGCGCCGAAGTGGCCGACCTGATTGCCGATCTGCTTGAGCAACCGACCAATGCGGTACTGCTGGAAAAAGTCCGCCGACGGGTGATGCATTTGTGTGAATGCTTTCCGGTCTATCTATTGACTTGA
- a CDS encoding benzoate/H(+) symporter BenE family transporter, with translation MDTLRKDLSLSAVIAGFIAVIISYAGPLIIVFQAAREAHLPNDQVSSWIWAISIGSGITGLLLSWRLRIPVITAWSTPGAALLVSMLPTVSLPQAIGAYVVASVIIAVVGLSGAFDKLMNRLPKAIAAAMLAGILFRFGAELFTSIKLQPSMVLSMIAAYLIFKRFSPRYAILSVLIVGCAVAASFGELNTGSITIDVAHPIFIAPQWSWHAIINIGLPLALVTLTGQYVPGMAVLRTSGYNTPARSIISVTAIGSILMAPFGSHGLNLAAITAAICTGREAHEDRDKRYIAGIACGVFYILMGIFGATLASVFSALPKELIASLAGLALFGAISAGLTGAMADEKQREAALITFLVTASGMSFLGLAAAFWGLIFGLVAHFVLTYTRESKATAVTEGSRP, from the coding sequence ATGGACACACTCAGAAAGGATCTATCCCTGTCAGCGGTCATTGCAGGCTTCATTGCCGTGATCATTTCCTATGCCGGCCCGCTGATCATCGTGTTTCAAGCGGCCCGGGAGGCGCACCTGCCCAATGATCAGGTGTCGTCCTGGATCTGGGCCATTTCCATCGGCAGCGGCATTACCGGTCTGTTATTGAGCTGGCGTTTGCGGATTCCGGTGATTACCGCATGGTCGACACCGGGCGCGGCGTTGCTGGTGTCGATGCTGCCCACGGTCTCCTTGCCCCAGGCCATCGGCGCCTATGTGGTGGCTTCGGTGATCATCGCGGTGGTCGGCCTGTCCGGCGCGTTCGACAAACTGATGAATCGCCTGCCAAAAGCCATCGCCGCCGCCATGCTCGCCGGCATCCTGTTTCGTTTCGGCGCCGAACTCTTCACCTCGATCAAGCTGCAGCCGAGCATGGTGCTGTCAATGATCGCGGCGTACCTGATCTTCAAACGCTTTTCACCGCGCTACGCCATCCTGTCGGTATTGATTGTCGGCTGTGCCGTGGCCGCCTCATTCGGTGAACTCAACACCGGTTCGATCACCATCGATGTCGCCCACCCGATCTTCATCGCCCCGCAGTGGAGCTGGCACGCGATCATCAATATCGGCCTGCCGCTGGCCCTCGTCACCCTGACCGGGCAGTACGTGCCGGGCATGGCGGTGTTGCGCACCTCGGGCTACAACACCCCCGCGCGCTCGATCATTTCGGTCACGGCCATCGGCTCGATTTTGATGGCGCCATTCGGCTCCCATGGCTTAAACCTCGCAGCCATCACCGCCGCTATCTGCACCGGCCGCGAAGCCCATGAAGATCGCGACAAGCGCTACATCGCCGGGATCGCCTGCGGGGTGTTCTACATTCTGATGGGCATCTTCGGCGCGACCCTGGCTTCGGTGTTTTCGGCCTTGCCCAAAGAGCTGATCGCCTCCCTCGCCGGCCTGGCCCTGTTCGGGGCGATCAGCGCCGGGCTGACCGGCGCCATGGCTGACGAAAAACAACGTGAAGCGGCGCTGATCACCTTCCTGGTTACCGCCTCGGGCATGAGTTTCCTGGGGCTGGCCGCTGCATTCTGGGGGCTGATCTTCGGGCTCGTGGCGCATTTCGTACTGACCTACACCAGGGAAAGCAAAGCCACCGCCGTCACCGAGGGCAGCCGACCATGA
- a CDS encoding PLP-dependent aminotransferase family protein: MWVPQLSEFGQPMYLSIADALARDISNGVLNEGDRLPTLRELATTLNVTPGTISRAYSEAHRRRLVQGEVGRGTYVLNQKQLELPASNNAAPLNLGQSELLDLSIIKPYSETLEYWLRDALVGMAKSTDFARALDYAPDGGHPAHREAGAQWLRHSLPDAQWQQVVITAGAQHGLMVAMSALTNAGDLVLCESLCYPGIISLAHGLERRLRGVPMDDEGIIPEALRELCQREKPAMLVCVATCQNPTAAIMSQKRRAQIAALAEEFDFIILDDDIYGFLATDPSIKPLSAFAPDRSVYLTSLSKSIMPALRIGYLYSPPKLLSRLTSMVRSSVWMPSPLTAQLASNVITEGLDKKLIRIQRNEAAGRQAIAQEVFANFELKTQPYSYHIWLTLPEPWTSDEFTMLARANGVLVLSGTQFQAERGGITRCVRLVLMSPTSQDELRFALTKLASLIDSDPRRYY; the protein is encoded by the coding sequence ATGTGGGTTCCTCAGCTAAGCGAGTTCGGCCAGCCGATGTATTTGTCGATTGCCGACGCGTTGGCGCGCGATATCAGCAACGGCGTGTTGAACGAAGGTGATCGTCTGCCGACCCTGCGGGAGCTGGCCACCACGCTGAATGTCACGCCCGGTACCATCAGCCGTGCCTATAGCGAAGCCCATCGGCGGCGTCTGGTGCAGGGGGAAGTGGGGCGTGGCACTTATGTGCTCAACCAGAAGCAACTGGAGTTGCCGGCCAGCAACAATGCCGCCCCGCTGAATTTGGGGCAGTCCGAATTATTGGATCTTTCGATCATCAAGCCTTACAGCGAAACCCTGGAATACTGGTTGCGCGACGCATTGGTGGGCATGGCCAAGAGCACGGATTTTGCCCGTGCCCTCGATTACGCCCCCGATGGCGGGCATCCGGCTCATCGCGAGGCGGGTGCGCAATGGCTGCGCCATTCATTGCCCGATGCGCAATGGCAGCAAGTGGTGATCACCGCCGGCGCACAGCATGGTTTGATGGTCGCGATGAGTGCGCTGACCAACGCCGGTGATCTGGTGCTCTGCGAGTCGCTTTGCTACCCCGGCATCATTTCCCTTGCCCATGGGCTGGAACGACGTCTGCGTGGCGTGCCAATGGACGATGAAGGGATCATTCCCGAAGCGCTACGCGAACTGTGCCAGCGTGAGAAACCGGCGATGCTGGTCTGCGTGGCGACCTGTCAGAACCCGACGGCCGCGATCATGTCGCAAAAACGTCGGGCGCAAATCGCGGCGTTGGCCGAGGAGTTCGACTTCATCATCCTGGACGATGACATCTACGGTTTTCTGGCCACCGACCCGTCGATCAAACCGCTGTCGGCGTTTGCCCCGGATCGTTCGGTGTACCTGACCAGTCTGTCGAAGTCGATCATGCCGGCCTTGCGGATCGGCTATCTCTATAGCCCGCCGAAACTGTTGTCGCGCCTGACCTCCATGGTGCGCAGCAGCGTCTGGATGCCGTCGCCGTTGACCGCCCAGTTGGCCAGCAACGTGATCACCGAGGGGTTGGATAAAAAGCTGATCCGTATTCAGCGCAACGAAGCCGCCGGGCGGCAAGCGATCGCTCAGGAAGTCTTCGCCAATTTCGAGCTCAAGACCCAGCCGTATTCCTACCACATCTGGTTGACATTGCCCGAGCCCTGGACCAGCGACGAGTTCACCATGCTGGCCCGTGCCAACGGTGTGTTGGTCCTTAGTGGCACCCAGTTCCAGGCCGAACGTGGCGGCATTACCCGCTGCGTGCGATTGGTGCTGATGTCGCCCACCAGCCAGGACGAATTGAGGTTTGCCCTGACCAAGCTGGCCAGTCTGATCGATTCGGACCCGCGTCGTTATTACTGA